One Methanocaldococcus infernus ME DNA segment encodes these proteins:
- a CDS encoding 50S ribosomal protein L39e, whose protein sequence is MGSIKTLGKKTRLAKALKQNRRVPLFVILKTKGRVRAHPKMRFWRRHKIKA, encoded by the coding sequence TTGGGAAGTATAAAAACATTAGGAAAAAAGACAAGATTGGCAAAGGCTTTAAAGCAGAATAGGAGAGTTCCACTATTTGTTATTTTGAAAACAAAGGGGAGAGTTAGAGCACATCCAAAAATGAGATTCTGGAGAAGACATAAGATTAAGGCATAA
- a CDS encoding DsrE family protein yields the protein MIEFSVKGLRNPEILVQQVMLMSGEDLIVVETDGEEQIKKIEELLKKNNVKYEVEGNKVKIFAKEIKADKTINVVGATCPGPIMMVSDILEKMNVGEILEIICGKNALTDLTEGLKGMGHEIISVEERNDGTYRILLKKGEKKKEEVKSVEINELFIINTTGTGNAERAYSTFMMADIALKMGLKPTIFLMLDGASLALKGECDKVKHPDFPKLGDLVRDVIKKGVKVYVCELSAKFRGIDEKNLEDGFEIAGAPTFLNYLSKPNVRPVWL from the coding sequence ATGATAGAGTTTAGTGTTAAAGGCTTAAGAAATCCAGAAATTTTAGTTCAGCAAGTTATGCTAATGAGTGGAGAAGATTTAATTGTAGTTGAAACTGATGGTGAAGAGCAAATAAAAAAGATTGAAGAGTTATTAAAAAAGAACAATGTTAAGTATGAAGTTGAAGGGAATAAGGTTAAGATCTTTGCTAAAGAGATAAAGGCTGACAAAACTATAAATGTTGTTGGAGCTACATGTCCAGGGCCAATAATGATGGTTTCAGACATCTTAGAGAAGATGAATGTTGGAGAGATCTTAGAAATCATCTGTGGAAAGAATGCTCTAACTGACCTAACTGAAGGGCTAAAAGGGATGGGACATGAAATAATAAGTGTTGAAGAAAGAAATGATGGAACATATAGAATCTTATTAAAGAAGGGAGAGAAGAAAAAAGAGGAAGTTAAGAGTGTAGAGATAAATGAGCTCTTCATTATTAACACAACTGGAACAGGAAATGCTGAAAGGGCTTACTCAACCTTTATGATGGCTGATATAGCCTTAAAAATGGGATTAAAGCCAACAATCTTTTTAATGCTTGATGGAGCAAGCTTAGCATTAAAGGGAGAGTGTGATAAGGTTAAGCATCCAGACTTTCCAAAGTTAGGAGATTTGGTTAGAGATGTAATAAAGAAAGGAGTTAAGGTTTATGTCTGTGAGTTAAGTGCTAAGTTCAGAGGAATTGATGAGAAAAACTTAGAGGATGGCTTTGAAATTGCTGGAGCTCCAACATTCTTAAACTATCTATCTAAACCAAATGTAAGACCAGTTTGGCTATAG
- a CDS encoding indolepyruvate ferredoxin oxidoreductase subunit alpha, whose product MAVTIDYSKCKGPDCAECVNNCPMEVFEIEGDKVVVANPDECTYCGVCEDVCPTSAVKVEPE is encoded by the coding sequence TTGGCTGTAACAATTGATTACTCAAAATGTAAAGGTCCAGACTGTGCTGAGTGTGTAAATAACTGTCCAATGGAAGTTTTTGAGATTGAAGGAGATAAGGTTGTTGTAGCCAACCCTGATGAATGTACCTACTGTGGAGTCTGTGAAGATGTCTGTCCAACTTCAGCAGTTAAGGTAGAGCCTGAATGA
- a CDS encoding DNA-binding protein — translation MDIEEIKRRKLLELQKKLQEEQAKQEQLLEMELQKKALLKKILTPEARERLERIRMARPEFAAAIELQLIQLAQLGRLKIPLTDEEFKALLEKIASAKRKREIKIVRK, via the coding sequence ATGGATATTGAAGAAATTAAAAGAAGAAAACTTTTAGAGTTGCAGAAGAAGTTACAAGAAGAACAGGCTAAGCAAGAACAGTTATTAGAGATGGAACTACAAAAAAAGGCCCTGCTTAAAAAAATCCTAACCCCTGAGGCAAGGGAAAGGTTAGAAAGAATAAGAATGGCAAGGCCTGAATTTGCTGCTGCTATAGAGCTTCAACTTATCCAATTAGCTCAGCTTGGAAGGTTAAAGATTCCCTTAACTGATGAGGAATTTAAGGCTCTATTGGAGAAGATAGCTTCAGCTAAGAGGAAGAGGGAGATTAAGATAGTAAGAAAGTGA
- a CDS encoding UPF0146 family protein has translation MNSKVIAEYILNNVKEDYKVYEFGIGFNYEVALILNEFVDLCVVDINERAIYKAKSLGLKGIVDNLFRPRFSYEDANLIYTIRPPLELVYSIVKIAKDVNAKLIIRPLSNEYMEGFKIKNYKGEFFYLMP, from the coding sequence ATGAACTCTAAGGTTATAGCTGAATATATATTAAATAATGTAAAAGAGGATTATAAAGTTTATGAGTTTGGGATAGGGTTTAACTATGAAGTAGCCCTAATTTTAAATGAGTTTGTTGACTTGTGTGTTGTTGATATAAATGAGAGAGCTATATATAAAGCCAAATCCTTAGGGTTAAAGGGAATTGTAGATAATCTTTTTAGGCCAAGGTTTAGTTATGAAGATGCTAACCTAATCTATACTATCAGGCCACCTTTAGAACTTGTATATAGTATAGTTAAGATAGCCAAGGATGTTAATGCTAAGCTAATTATAAGGCCTCTATCAAATGAGTATATGGAAGGGTTTAAAATTAAAAATTATAAAGGAGAGTTCTTTTATCTTATGCCTTAA
- a CDS encoding 30S ribosomal protein S19e encodes MVTVYDVPPEPLIKKVAERLKELNIGVPEWVPFVKTGVSRERRPEQDDWWYIRCASILRKIYIYGPVGVERLRTAYGGRKNRGHEPEHFYKGSGNIVRKALQELEKLGFVKRTPEGRVITPKGRSFLDNIAKEVRDELINEMPELAKY; translated from the coding sequence ATGGTTACTGTATATGATGTTCCACCAGAGCCATTAATTAAGAAAGTGGCTGAGAGGTTAAAAGAGCTAAATATTGGAGTTCCAGAGTGGGTTCCTTTTGTGAAGACAGGAGTTAGCAGAGAGAGAAGGCCTGAGCAGGATGATTGGTGGTATATAAGATGTGCTTCCATCTTAAGAAAGATCTATATCTATGGCCCTGTAGGAGTTGAGAGGTTAAGAACAGCCTATGGTGGAAGGAAGAATAGAGGACATGAGCCAGAGCACTTTTATAAGGGTAGTGGAAACATTGTAAGAAAAGCTCTTCAGGAGTTGGAGAAGTTAGGATTTGTTAAAAGAACTCCTGAGGGAAGGGTTATAACTCCAAAGGGTAGAAGTTTCTTAGACAACATAGCTAAGGAAGTTAGAGATGAGCTAATAAATGAAATGCCAGAGTTAGCTAAGTATTAA
- a CDS encoding DUF5400 domain-containing protein — MNEIISLVSLSVIFGSLLSGFATFRMTGMRLMPHFALLIISFILTLIYLALKNPMVGYLSILAQILSVISICPTICNILKTQFQNSAIYSSHLSMMGILLVLAIGNLFI; from the coding sequence ATGAATGAAATAATCTCCTTAGTTTCTCTCTCAGTTATCTTTGGCTCCCTACTCTCAGGCTTTGCCACCTTTAGAATGACAGGAATGAGGCTAATGCCACACTTTGCATTATTAATAATTTCTTTCATCCTGACATTAATTTATTTAGCCTTAAAAAATCCTATGGTTGGCTACCTCTCCATCTTAGCTCAAATTTTGTCAGTTATTTCAATTTGTCCAACCATCTGTAACATATTAAAAACTCAATTTCAAAACTCAGCTATATATTCCTCTCATCTTTCCATGATGGGAATTTTATTGGTTTTAGCTATTGGTAATTTATTTATCTAA
- the aroA gene encoding 3-phosphoshikimate 1-carboxyvinyltransferase — protein sequence MLIVRKTEHLEGKVKAPPSKSYTHRAVISASLAEGKSLIKDPLNGRDCLASVRGCRLLGAKIKTSEKCWEVEGGKIETPEDVIDVGNSGTTLRILTSISSLIPKGYAILTGDSSIRKRPMEPLLLALRQINVKAYSSRLNGLAPIIVESSKMKGNKVEIRGDVSSQFITSLMMLLPFNEEDTNIILTSPLKSKPYLDITIDVLSHFGVRVEEVENGYLVYGNQRYRCCDYTVEGDYSSSSYIIAAGVLINSNIVIENLFRDSKQGDKRIIEILKEMGADIKVKKDRVEIEGEYNLEGVEIDVNDIPDLVPTLAVLACFAEGKTVIYNGEHVRYKECDRLRACYTELKKMGADIEERRDGLIIRGVRKLKGAELETYHDHRLVMAFTAAGLKAEGETVIRGEESVKISFPNFVEVMKSLGANIEVR from the coding sequence ATGCTAATAGTTAGAAAAACTGAGCATTTAGAGGGGAAGGTTAAGGCTCCACCTTCTAAGTCTTATACACATAGAGCAGTGATATCAGCCTCATTAGCTGAAGGGAAGAGCTTAATAAAGGATCCTCTCAATGGAAGAGATTGTTTAGCCTCTGTTAGAGGTTGTAGGTTATTAGGAGCCAAGATAAAAACAAGTGAAAAGTGTTGGGAAGTTGAAGGAGGGAAGATAGAGACTCCGGAGGATGTTATAGATGTTGGAAATAGTGGAACCACTTTAAGAATTTTGACATCAATATCTTCATTAATCCCTAAGGGCTATGCTATCTTAACAGGAGACTCTTCCATAAGAAAGAGGCCCATGGAACCTTTACTCTTAGCATTGAGGCAAATTAATGTTAAAGCTTACTCCTCAAGGCTTAATGGCTTAGCTCCTATTATTGTTGAAAGTAGTAAGATGAAAGGAAATAAGGTAGAGATAAGGGGAGATGTTAGCTCTCAATTCATCACTTCTTTAATGATGCTCCTGCCTTTCAATGAGGAAGACACCAATATAATTTTAACTTCTCCTCTAAAGTCTAAGCCCTACTTAGACATAACTATAGATGTCTTAAGCCACTTTGGTGTAAGAGTGGAAGAGGTTGAAAATGGCTACTTAGTCTATGGAAATCAAAGATATAGATGTTGTGATTACACAGTAGAGGGAGATTATTCCTCTTCCTCTTATATAATAGCTGCTGGAGTTTTAATAAACTCTAACATAGTTATAGAAAATTTATTTAGAGATTCTAAGCAAGGAGATAAGAGAATAATAGAGATACTAAAAGAGATGGGAGCTGATATAAAGGTTAAGAAGGATAGGGTTGAGATAGAGGGGGAATATAACTTAGAGGGAGTAGAGATAGATGTCAATGACATCCCTGATCTTGTCCCAACCTTGGCTGTCCTTGCATGCTTTGCTGAGGGAAAGACAGTTATTTACAATGGTGAGCATGTTAGATATAAGGAATGTGATAGACTAAGAGCTTGCTACACTGAATTAAAAAAGATGGGAGCTGATATAGAAGAAAGGAGAGATGGCTTAATAATAAGAGGGGTTAGGAAACTAAAAGGAGCTGAGTTAGAAACATATCATGACCATAGGTTAGTTATGGCCTTTACAGCGGCTGGCTTAAAGGCTGAGGGAGAAACAGTAATTAGAGGAGAAGAGTCTGTTAAGATCTCTTTCCCTAACTTTGTTGAGGTTATGAAGAGCTTAGGGGCTAATATAGAAGTTAGATAA
- a CDS encoding Rossmann-like domain-containing protein: MRIKKIVKEVKKISDDFTILDISLCYPYTYSLLEKDGKRSLGLAMLLVEELKHIKEPIEFKDLDDLIEMSNSLNIIERTLGISTINAICQYYIEVSEEDFKRDILEIAKQYKNIGMIGYIKPIYEKLKEKCVVFDRKFRNDEVVSDAFEYNLIPKFDLLIISGTTLINDTIDMILDRAKGETILVGPTAQLLPNMIDVDYLASVKVPEEAIKYLKLGSNYGIFRLGRKYVIKC, translated from the coding sequence TTGAGAATAAAGAAGATAGTTAAAGAAGTTAAAAAGATTTCAGATGATTTTACTATTTTAGATATTTCTTTATGTTATCCATATACTTACTCCTTATTGGAGAAAGATGGGAAAAGGAGTTTAGGCTTAGCCATGCTTTTAGTTGAGGAACTTAAACATATTAAAGAGCCAATAGAGTTTAAAGATCTTGATGACTTAATAGAGATGAGTAACAGCTTGAACATCATTGAGAGAACCTTGGGAATATCTACTATAAATGCTATTTGCCAGTACTATATTGAAGTGAGTGAGGAAGATTTTAAAAGAGACATTTTAGAGATAGCTAAGCAATATAAAAATATTGGGATGATTGGATATATAAAACCTATCTATGAGAAGTTAAAAGAGAAGTGTGTAGTTTTTGATAGAAAATTTAGAAATGATGAAGTTGTAAGTGATGCCTTTGAATATAACTTAATCCCTAAGTTTGATCTCCTAATTATCAGTGGAACCACCTTAATAAATGACACCATTGACATGATCTTAGACAGAGCTAAGGGAGAAACTATTTTAGTTGGTCCAACAGCTCAACTTTTACCTAACATGATAGATGTTGATTACTTAGCCTCAGTAAAGGTTCCTGAGGAAGCTATAAAGTATTTAAAGCTTGGCTCAAATTATGGAATTTTTAGATTAGGAAGAAAGTATGTGATAAAATGCTAA
- a CDS encoding DUF7411 family protein: MVYLLFSGGKDSSLAALILKKLGYDVKLITVNFGVIDSYKLAEETAKILGFEHRVEYLDKSILEEGVSLILKHGYPAEGINYIHKKVLETLADKYKVLADGIRRDDKVPKLTYSEIQSLEMRKNIQYISPLLGFGHKTIKDLINRFFIIEEIKSGTKITSDYEAEIRSYMKMIGEDPNKYFPEHKQSRVVGVRNWEV; this comes from the coding sequence ATGGTTTATCTCCTCTTCAGTGGAGGGAAAGACAGTAGCTTAGCAGCCTTAATCTTAAAAAAACTTGGTTATGATGTTAAACTTATCACTGTAAATTTTGGAGTTATAGATAGTTATAAACTTGCTGAAGAAACAGCAAAGATATTGGGGTTTGAGCATAGGGTTGAATATCTTGACAAAAGTATCTTAGAAGAGGGGGTTTCTCTTATTTTAAAACATGGCTATCCTGCTGAAGGAATAAATTATATACATAAGAAAGTTCTTGAGACACTTGCTGACAAGTATAAAGTGTTAGCTGATGGAATAAGGAGAGATGATAAGGTTCCTAAGCTAACATACTCTGAGATCCAAAGCTTGGAGATGAGGAAAAATATTCAATATATCTCTCCTCTCTTAGGATTTGGACATAAGACAATAAAAGATTTAATAAACAGATTCTTTATCATTGAGGAAATAAAGAGTGGAACTAAAATAACTTCTGACTATGAGGCTGAGATAAGAAGTTATATGAAAATGATAGGGGAAGACCCAAATAAATACTTCCCTGAGCATAAACAGAGTAGAGTGGTAGGGGTGAGAAATTGGGAAGTATAA